A portion of the Polaribacter cellanae genome contains these proteins:
- a CDS encoding sensor histidine kinase codes for MILLVLLASILILVVTIYQYDEQTKDYNIQRFERKEAIAKQIIDLELTNKTTYAVNTENLDKIFKERIYEISSINKLNIAIYDLNGNLLKSSIASAFEKIDVMPLSEEIIKELAQNSNHRILKNLEVEDKSYQTSYSYISDAKYKRIGILELQFTQDNSEIEHELREFMYRLSLVYILMFLIAIALAFFLSSYITRSIKTISDKMQQTRLNEQNEKIILNKASSEIEVLVDAYNNMIDQLEESAVKLAKSEREQAWREMAKQVAHEIKNPLTPMRLTVQSFERKFNAEDPKIKEKLKEYSQTLIQQIDVMSSIASAFSDFAKMPSQKKEKIEVIDVVKLALDIFNEKAIKYIAKEEELYAFLDKTQLIRIVTNLVKNALQATEKEENPLVEVEVLSENENVKIIVSDNGKGISEEVKELIFEPKFTTKSSGMGLGLGIIKNIIEVYGGSISFTSKEGVGTTFTVILPME; via the coding sequence ATGATTTTATTGGTGTTATTAGCATCAATTTTAATATTGGTTGTTACTATCTATCAATATGACGAGCAAACGAAAGACTATAACATTCAGCGTTTCGAAAGAAAAGAAGCCATTGCAAAACAAATTATAGATTTAGAACTTACCAATAAAACAACCTATGCTGTAAATACAGAAAATTTAGATAAAATTTTTAAAGAACGTATTTACGAAATTTCTTCAATAAATAAGTTGAACATTGCCATTTACGATTTGAATGGAAATTTGTTAAAATCTTCAATAGCAAGTGCTTTCGAAAAGATAGATGTAATGCCACTTTCTGAAGAAATAATTAAAGAATTGGCGCAAAACTCTAACCATAGAATTTTAAAAAATTTAGAAGTAGAAGATAAGAGTTATCAAACTTCGTATTCTTATATAAGCGATGCTAAATACAAAAGAATAGGTATTTTAGAATTGCAGTTTACACAAGATAATTCCGAAATCGAACACGAACTTCGAGAGTTTATGTACAGGTTAAGTTTGGTATATATCTTAATGTTTTTAATTGCAATTGCCCTTGCGTTTTTTCTATCAAGTTACATTACACGTTCTATAAAAACGATTTCAGACAAGATGCAACAAACGCGTTTGAATGAGCAAAATGAGAAAATTATTTTAAATAAAGCAAGTTCAGAAATTGAGGTTTTAGTAGATGCATATAATAATATGATCGACCAATTAGAAGAAAGTGCTGTAAAATTAGCAAAAAGCGAAAGAGAACAAGCGTGGAGAGAAATGGCAAAACAAGTGGCACACGAAATTAAAAACCCGTTAACTCCAATGCGATTAACTGTGCAAAGTTTCGAGCGAAAGTTTAATGCTGAAGATCCAAAAATTAAGGAGAAATTAAAAGAGTATTCGCAAACTTTAATTCAGCAAATAGATGTAATGAGTTCTATTGCCTCTGCGTTTTCTGACTTTGCAAAAATGCCATCTCAGAAAAAAGAAAAAATAGAAGTAATTGATGTGGTAAAGTTAGCTTTGGATATTTTTAACGAAAAAGCGATTAAATACATTGCTAAAGAAGAGGAATTGTATGCTTTTTTAGACAAGACACAGTTGATTAGAATTGTAACAAACTTGGTAAAAAATGCTTTACAAGCAACAGAAAAGGAAGAAAATCCATTAGTTGAAGTAGAAGTTTTATCTGAAAACGAAAATGTAAAAATTATTGTTTCAGACAATGGAAAGGGAATTTCAGAAGAAGTAAAGGAATTAATATTCGAACCTAAATTTACGACCAAATCAAGTGGAATGGGCTTAGGTTTAGGGATTATAAAAAATATTATTGAAGTGTATGGAGGCTCTATTTCATTTACTTCTAAAGAAGGAGTTGGAACTACTTTTACAGTTATTTTACCAATGGAATAA
- a CDS encoding MATE family efflux transporter — MNTNISFKNINKLAIPALIAGIAEPVLSITDTAIIGNIDINATESLAAVGIVGAFISMLVWVFGQVRSAISSIISQYVGANKLDEVKNLPAQAITIVVLGSLLVLAISFPFSRKIFAFYNASGEILEYCITYFNIRIFGFPFSLFVFAIFGTFRGLQNTFYPMIIAIIGASLNIVLDIILVYGIEGYIPAMDIKGAAYASVIAQITMAIISVVLLLKKTKISLKISFPFHPEIKRLLGMMGNLFIRTIALNTALYFATSYATSYGKEYIAAYTIGLNLWLLGAFSIDGYSSAGNILSGKLLGAKDYKTLLKLSNKLIFYGFLTGVVMAFIGFVFYEPIGRIFTKDNLVLDQFYMTFWLILAMQPICGITYILDGMFKGMGEMKFLRNLLIASTGLVFIPSLLFFDSLDLKLYAIWITFVLWMIIRGLPIFIKFRNKFLPLAEK; from the coding sequence TTGAACACAAATATTAGTTTTAAGAATATTAATAAATTGGCAATTCCTGCCTTAATTGCTGGTATTGCAGAGCCTGTGTTATCTATTACAGATACTGCAATTATTGGTAATATAGATATAAATGCCACAGAAAGTTTGGCAGCTGTTGGTATTGTTGGAGCATTTATTTCGATGCTGGTTTGGGTTTTCGGACAAGTTAGAAGTGCCATTTCTTCGATAATTTCGCAATATGTTGGTGCTAATAAATTAGATGAAGTTAAAAATTTACCAGCACAAGCCATTACAATTGTAGTTTTAGGAAGCTTATTGGTTTTAGCGATTTCTTTTCCGTTTTCTAGAAAAATTTTTGCATTTTATAATGCATCAGGAGAAATTTTAGAGTATTGTATTACCTATTTTAATATTAGAATTTTTGGTTTTCCCTTTTCATTGTTTGTATTTGCTATTTTCGGAACATTTAGAGGTTTACAAAACACTTTTTATCCGATGATAATTGCCATTATTGGAGCTTCGTTAAACATTGTTTTAGATATTATTTTGGTTTATGGAATCGAAGGCTATATTCCTGCAATGGACATAAAAGGAGCTGCGTATGCAAGTGTAATTGCCCAAATTACTATGGCAATAATTTCTGTAGTTTTATTATTGAAAAAGACAAAAATATCTTTAAAAATTTCGTTTCCTTTTCATCCAGAAATAAAACGATTGTTAGGAATGATGGGAAATCTTTTTATAAGAACCATCGCTTTAAATACGGCTTTGTATTTTGCAACTTCTTATGCCACAAGTTATGGGAAAGAATACATTGCAGCATACACAATTGGTTTAAATTTATGGCTTTTAGGTGCTTTTAGTATCGATGGTTATTCGAGTGCTGGAAATATATTATCAGGAAAACTATTAGGCGCAAAAGATTACAAAACATTATTAAAATTAAGTAATAAATTAATTTTCTACGGTTTTTTAACTGGTGTTGTTATGGCATTTATTGGATTTGTTTTTTATGAACCAATTGGTAGAATTTTTACAAAAGACAATTTAGTTTTAGATCAATTTTATATGACTTTTTGGTTAATTTTAGCCATGCAACCCATTTGTGGAATTACCTATATTTTAGATGGAATGTTTAAAGGAATGGGAGAAATGAAGTTTTTAAGAAACCTTTTAATAGCATCTACAGGACTGGTTTTTATTCCTTCTTTGCTGTTTTTCGATTCTTTAGATTTAAAATTATATGCAATTTGGATTACTTTCGTTTTATGGATGATTATTAGAGGGCTTCCTATATTTATTAAATTTAGAAATAAGTTTTTACCATTGGCGGAAAAGTGA
- a CDS encoding LexA family protein produces METSKNLIFFNPKPSTIDGALLIDTGISAGFPIPSGDFEQEKVSLDEELIKNKNSTFFAKVKGQSMINAGLNNNDLLVIDRSLQPEDKKIAVCYVDGEFTVKRLRVQNNEVWLQPENPDYPIIKITEENDFIIWGIVTNVIKKL; encoded by the coding sequence ATGGAAACATCTAAAAATCTTATTTTTTTCAATCCAAAACCATCTACAATCGATGGTGCTCTATTAATAGATACTGGTATTTCTGCAGGTTTTCCTATTCCTTCAGGAGATTTTGAGCAAGAAAAGGTTTCTTTAGATGAAGAGTTAATTAAAAATAAAAACAGTACTTTTTTTGCGAAAGTAAAAGGTCAATCGATGATTAATGCTGGGCTAAATAACAACGATTTATTAGTTATTGACAGAAGTTTACAGCCAGAAGATAAAAAAATTGCAGTTTGTTATGTCGATGGAGAATTTACTGTAAAACGACTAAGAGTTCAAAATAATGAAGTTTGGTTGCAACCAGAAAACCCAGATTATCCCATTATAAAAATTACAGAAGAAAACGATTTTATAATTTGGGGAATTGTAACAAACGTGATTAAAAAATTATAA
- a CDS encoding helix-turn-helix domain-containing protein: MAIVVNLDVMLAIRKMKSKDLEEIIGITTANLSILKSGKAKAIHFSTLEAICDALDCQPADILEYRED; the protein is encoded by the coding sequence ATGGCAATCGTAGTAAATTTAGATGTAATGCTTGCCATACGCAAAATGAAAAGCAAAGATTTGGAAGAAATTATCGGCATTACAACCGCTAATTTATCCATTTTAAAATCTGGCAAAGCAAAAGCAATTCATTTCTCTACTTTAGAAGCAATTTGCGATGCTTTGGACTGCCAACCTGCAGATATTTTAGAATATAGAGAAGATTAA
- a CDS encoding DUF433 domain-containing protein, with translation MMVDYKKYIAIEPNKRFGKPILIGTRISVYDVLNWLANGMSKKEILIDFPELKEESINACLSFVANRENSIRVA, from the coding sequence ATGATGGTTGATTATAAAAAATATATAGCAATTGAGCCTAATAAAAGATTTGGAAAACCAATACTTATTGGAACAAGAATATCTGTTTATGATGTTTTAAATTGGTTGGCAAATGGTATGTCTAAAAAAGAAATTTTAATAGACTTTCCAGAGCTAAAAGAAGAAAGTATTAATGCATGTTTATCTTTTGTTGCAAATAGAGAAAATAGCATAAGAGTAGCTTAA
- a CDS encoding amidohydrolase, with amino-acid sequence MKNELKIVGIQADLVWENPTKNSAFFEQKIEKLDSDVDLIVLPEMYTSGFTMNPKNVAEKMDGFSVSWMQKIASKKQTAICGSLVISENGKFYNRFVFVFPSGAIETYNKRHSFTLAGEDKVYTADSKKLIIKYKGWKICPLICYDLRFPVWARNAENYDLLLFMANWPVARIKAWDTLLKARAIENMCYVIGVNRTGKDANNYEYSGNSLIIDYLGEEISSLAENEVGIVSATIFKNKQERVRNKLGFLNDMDAFSIKF; translated from the coding sequence ATGAAAAACGAATTAAAAATTGTGGGCATTCAGGCTGATTTGGTTTGGGAAAACCCCACTAAAAACAGTGCTTTTTTTGAACAAAAAATCGAAAAACTAGATTCGGATGTCGATTTAATTGTGCTACCAGAAATGTATACGTCTGGTTTTACCATGAATCCTAAAAATGTTGCCGAAAAAATGGATGGTTTTTCCGTTTCTTGGATGCAAAAAATAGCTTCTAAAAAACAAACCGCTATTTGTGGAAGTTTGGTGATTTCTGAAAATGGAAAATTCTATAATCGGTTTGTTTTTGTTTTTCCTTCAGGAGCAATTGAAACGTATAATAAAAGACATTCTTTTACTTTGGCTGGCGAAGATAAAGTGTACACTGCTGATTCTAAAAAATTAATTATCAAATATAAAGGATGGAAAATTTGTCCGCTAATTTGTTACGATTTACGTTTTCCTGTTTGGGCAAGAAATGCCGAAAATTACGACTTATTATTGTTTATGGCGAATTGGCCTGTTGCAAGAATTAAAGCTTGGGATACACTTTTAAAAGCGCGTGCAATTGAAAATATGTGTTATGTTATTGGCGTAAATAGAACTGGAAAAGATGCAAATAATTACGAGTATTCTGGAAATTCTTTAATTATTGATTATTTGGGTGAGGAAATTTCTTCTTTAGCTGAAAATGAAGTTGGTATTGTATCTGCAACAATTTTTAAGAACAAACAAGAAAGGGTAAGAAATAAATTGGGGTTTTTGAATGATATGGATGCTTTTTCTATTAAATTTTAA
- a CDS encoding IS110 family transposase, producing the protein MDKVIKQVVGIDVSCKKFDVCFQEQTQTGSLSIKGTRSFSNDLKGFKDYLIWFSKRKKEVYLVHIMEATGVYHENLCYFLFEQQEKVSVQLAQKIKYFGKSLHQKTKTDKADAKLIALFGFSFSVALWEPISEHFQAIKDLCRMLSQLKKSKSATQSQLHAFESKHGVLEEVLTIMNKLLVQQEDSINECEKEIKLWVSKDKDLEEKINRITAIKGIQMLTVVKLLAETDGFRKCSSIRKLVSYAGLDVVENQSGTKSGRTRISKKGNSHIREALYMPALCACRFDQRMKTFYKRLNEKQNTKKQGVIAVMRKLLIVIYTLWKNEQQYNPEYQWK; encoded by the coding sequence ATGGACAAAGTAATTAAACAAGTAGTAGGCATTGATGTTTCTTGTAAGAAATTTGATGTATGTTTTCAAGAGCAAACACAAACAGGAAGTTTAAGTATTAAAGGCACACGTAGTTTTAGTAATGATCTAAAAGGCTTTAAAGACTATTTAATATGGTTTTCTAAACGTAAAAAGGAAGTTTATTTAGTTCATATTATGGAGGCTACAGGTGTTTATCATGAGAATTTATGTTATTTCTTATTTGAACAGCAAGAAAAAGTAAGTGTACAATTAGCACAAAAGATAAAATATTTTGGAAAAAGTTTACATCAAAAAACAAAAACAGATAAAGCTGATGCTAAATTAATCGCTCTTTTTGGGTTTTCATTTTCAGTAGCATTATGGGAACCAATTAGTGAACATTTTCAAGCCATAAAAGACTTGTGTAGAATGTTATCACAATTAAAAAAATCTAAATCTGCAACACAATCTCAATTGCATGCGTTTGAGAGTAAACACGGTGTTTTGGAAGAAGTGCTTACAATTATGAATAAGCTATTGGTTCAGCAAGAAGATAGTATAAATGAGTGTGAAAAAGAAATAAAATTATGGGTCTCAAAAGACAAAGATTTAGAAGAAAAAATTAATAGAATAACAGCAATTAAAGGCATTCAAATGCTTACTGTTGTTAAATTATTAGCAGAAACAGATGGTTTTAGAAAATGTAGTAGTATTCGTAAATTAGTCAGTTATGCTGGTTTAGATGTTGTAGAAAATCAATCTGGAACTAAATCAGGGCGAACTAGAATTTCAAAAAAAGGGAACTCGCATATAAGAGAAGCGTTGTATATGCCAGCACTTTGTGCTTGTAGATTTGATCAGAGAATGAAAACTTTCTATAAAAGATTAAATGAAAAACAAAATACTAAAAAACAAGGAGTTATTGCTGTGATGAGAAAACTATTAATTGTAATTTATACCTTATGGAAAAATGAGCAACAGTATAATCCAGAATATCAATGGAAATAA
- a CDS encoding DUF5615 family PIN-like protein: protein MKLLFDQNISFRILKQIDSYYPNSKQVRVLNLENASDSKKWEFAKENDFVIVTFDADFSDIANIKGNPPKILWLRTGNTSTKNIAKILKNRFEVISEFIQKEKYKTIAYLEINF, encoded by the coding sequence ATGAAGTTGTTATTCGACCAAAATATTTCTTTTCGTATTCTAAAACAAATCGATTCTTATTACCCAAATTCTAAACAAGTTCGAGTTTTAAATTTAGAAAATGCGTCGGATTCTAAAAAATGGGAATTTGCAAAAGAAAATGATTTTGTAATTGTTACATTTGATGCAGATTTCTCTGATATTGCAAATATAAAAGGAAATCCTCCAAAAATTCTTTGGTTGAGAACTGGAAATACAAGCACAAAAAACATTGCTAAAATCCTTAAAAATCGCTTTGAAGTTATTTCTGAATTCATTCAAAAAGAAAAATACAAAACAATTGCTTATTTAGAAATTAATTTCTAA
- a CDS encoding Bax inhibitor-1/YccA family protein, whose amino-acid sequence MENAFENFENKLLLTQATDKVRVEFYKKTYAHVGGGILLFILFEYLLLQSNTLVEFMLSMTQGWKWLVMLGGFMFITNYAESTALKTADKNKQYLAYAIYIFAEAIIFVPLLYMAIIYTESYDLLQQATIVTLALFVGISSIVFITKKDFSFIKSGLTIGFFIAIGLIIAGSLFGFNLGLWFSVGMCVLAGGAILYQTSNLVNKFGTEDYIPAALGLFASLMLLFWYVLSIFMSRD is encoded by the coding sequence ATGGAAAATGCTTTTGAAAATTTTGAAAACAAATTACTTTTAACACAAGCAACAGATAAAGTTCGTGTAGAATTTTATAAAAAAACATACGCACATGTTGGTGGTGGCATCTTATTATTTATACTTTTCGAATATCTTTTACTGCAAAGCAATACTCTTGTAGAGTTTATGCTTTCGATGACACAGGGTTGGAAATGGTTAGTAATGCTAGGTGGTTTTATGTTTATAACCAATTATGCAGAAAGTACTGCCTTAAAAACTGCTGATAAAAATAAACAATATTTAGCCTATGCAATTTACATTTTTGCTGAAGCTATTATTTTTGTACCACTTTTATATATGGCAATTATTTATACAGAAAGTTACGATTTATTGCAACAAGCAACTATTGTTACTTTGGCTTTATTTGTGGGAATTTCTTCTATTGTTTTTATTACAAAAAAAGATTTTTCTTTTATAAAATCTGGGTTAACAATTGGTTTCTTTATTGCAATTGGATTAATTATTGCTGGCTCTTTATTCGGTTTTAATTTAGGTTTGTGGTTCTCAGTGGGTATGTGTGTTTTGGCTGGTGGAGCTATTTTATACCAAACCTCTAACTTGGTAAACAAGTTTGGTACAGAAGATTACATTCCTGCAGCCTTAGGTTTATTCGCTTCTTTAATGTTACTTTTCTGGTATGTATTATCGATTTTTATGTCTAGGGATTAA
- a CDS encoding universal stress protein: protein MKHILVPIGSTVSAQNTLQYAIDFASEIDAKVFVFRAYNAKSKAGTMINVNSIIERETNLYLRTLVASVNTKNVNIKLIASQGSLIDSVEAVHNEIGVDLIIVGSKSNSIKEELFLGNTAGKLAKMSDLSVLVVPESYVFKPIENILMAFKSGIVKRKHALKPLQFITKKFNATVNLLLVKTPDYTEEDLVLNKGLEELKSTLTVTENATTFQAVLEHSKTHNPDLLCVFRRKRGFFKKLWEKSTILKEEFYTAVPLLILKGK, encoded by the coding sequence ATGAAACACATTTTAGTACCTATTGGATCTACAGTAAGCGCACAAAACACTTTACAGTATGCTATTGATTTCGCATCTGAAATCGATGCAAAAGTATTTGTTTTTAGAGCATACAATGCAAAATCGAAAGCAGGAACAATGATTAATGTAAACTCGATTATAGAACGTGAAACCAACCTATATTTACGCACATTAGTTGCTTCTGTAAATACGAAAAATGTAAACATTAAATTAATCGCTTCTCAAGGAAGTTTAATTGATAGTGTAGAAGCCGTGCACAACGAAATTGGTGTCGATTTAATAATTGTTGGCTCAAAAAGTAATTCTATTAAAGAAGAATTGTTTTTAGGAAATACTGCTGGAAAATTAGCAAAAATGTCCGATTTATCTGTTTTAGTAGTTCCAGAATCTTATGTTTTTAAACCGATAGAAAATATTTTAATGGCTTTTAAATCGGGAATTGTAAAAAGAAAACACGCTTTAAAACCTTTACAGTTTATTACTAAGAAATTTAACGCTACAGTAAATTTATTATTGGTAAAAACACCTGATTATACTGAAGAAGATTTGGTTTTAAATAAAGGTTTAGAAGAACTAAAATCTACATTAACAGTTACTGAAAATGCAACTACATTTCAGGCTGTTTTAGAGCATAGTAAAACCCATAATCCTGACTTATTATGTGTTTTTAGACGTAAAAGAGGCTTTTTTAAGAAATTATGGGAAAAAAGTACCATCTTAAAAGAAGAATTTTATACTGCTGTTCCTTTGTTAATTTTGAAAGGGAAATAG
- a CDS encoding PD-(D/E)XK nuclease family protein yields MQSFISETLDDILKTTTSFENVLFVLPSQRAKVFVKQTLKEKISVGFLPEIQNIEQFVQQVSGIEKADSIQLLFHFYTIYKNIEENPDSFDVFSSWAFTVLQDFNELDQHLIDTKEIFIYLRDIQRLKKWSVTGTFKETELVKDHYAFLERLHKYYPVFYAFLLEKKIGYQGIMYREASKNISAFLEKNSHKKIVFIGFNALNKAEEFLFQRVLENGNSEIYWDLDEAFFKTNHQAGTFIRKYKKEWKYYEKHDLKTLGSSFSEPKNIQVIGASKNTTQIKYAGEILEKFENFNNTALVMADETLLPITLNSLPKNINAINITMGYPLKDIPTTTLIFSIFQLFTSQEKLQKTATNEFYYKDVVRFFKNQAIYKLLIEEKNALVDNFCDRIAKENLTFISKNEIDQLLEKSNEETRKGISTIFMPFSTIADSIEGVLGLINLLKEETTDLEKEYLFRFYTVFTQLKNLHLEYNYFQDLKTLALFFRQLIASETLSFQGEPLKGLQLMGMLETRVLDFENVILTSTNEGVLPASSQQNSFIPFDVKVAFGLPTYREKDAIFSYHFFRLLQRAKNIFILYNTEHDVFGSGEKSRFVTQLEMLKPNIIQKIVSPEVVLDTIDLKQISKNKSVFKQLKILAEKGISPSAFTNYLHNPISFYKQKILKLKEFDDVEETVAFNTLGTVVHETLDELYTPFVGKFLNKEVVSKMEKEAKSLVVKHFKIHFKNGDISTGKNRLIFEVANRFVSNFLSHEKKLVSDINNQLKILATEENLATEITIDGIDFPIKIHGQVDRVDELNGEIRIIDYKTGMVDASNLRVVNYDDLREDKFHKAIQVLLYALLFTRSKNYDFKQPLTAGIYSFKNLNKGFLSVNFSSNYRQPDTLITQEKLDEFLEEIKIYIKEIYDPEIDFIEPADLKY; encoded by the coding sequence ATGCAATCTTTTATTTCCGAAACTTTAGACGATATTTTAAAAACAACCACTTCTTTTGAGAATGTGCTATTTGTACTGCCTTCTCAAAGAGCAAAAGTATTTGTAAAACAGACGTTAAAAGAAAAAATATCAGTCGGTTTTTTGCCAGAAATACAGAATATAGAACAATTTGTGCAACAAGTTTCTGGAATCGAAAAAGCAGATAGTATTCAATTATTATTTCACTTTTATACCATTTATAAAAATATTGAGGAAAACCCAGATTCGTTTGATGTTTTTTCTTCTTGGGCATTTACAGTTTTACAAGATTTTAATGAACTCGACCAACATTTAATAGATACAAAAGAGATTTTTATTTATTTAAGAGACATTCAGCGATTAAAAAAATGGTCGGTTACAGGAACCTTTAAAGAAACAGAATTGGTAAAAGACCATTATGCTTTCTTAGAAAGATTGCATAAGTATTATCCTGTTTTTTATGCTTTTTTATTGGAGAAAAAAATTGGATATCAGGGAATCATGTACAGAGAAGCTTCAAAAAATATTTCTGCTTTTTTAGAGAAAAATTCTCATAAAAAAATAGTTTTTATTGGTTTTAATGCGCTAAATAAAGCTGAAGAATTTTTATTTCAAAGAGTATTAGAAAATGGAAATTCAGAGATTTATTGGGATTTGGACGAGGCATTTTTCAAAACCAATCATCAAGCTGGAACTTTTATTAGAAAGTATAAGAAAGAGTGGAAATATTACGAAAAGCACGATTTAAAAACCCTTGGAAGCTCATTTTCCGAACCGAAAAACATACAAGTTATTGGTGCTTCTAAAAACACAACACAAATAAAATATGCTGGAGAAATTTTAGAGAAATTCGAGAATTTTAACAATACTGCTTTGGTAATGGCAGATGAAACGTTGTTGCCAATAACATTGAATTCTCTGCCTAAAAACATAAATGCCATAAATATAACAATGGGTTATCCTTTGAAAGATATTCCAACAACGACATTAATTTTTTCGATATTTCAGCTTTTTACTTCACAAGAAAAATTGCAAAAAACAGCAACAAATGAGTTTTATTACAAAGACGTGGTTCGGTTTTTTAAAAATCAGGCGATTTATAAATTACTAATTGAAGAAAAAAATGCACTTGTAGATAATTTCTGTGATAGAATTGCGAAAGAAAATTTAACCTTCATTTCTAAAAATGAAATAGACCAATTATTAGAAAAAAGTAACGAAGAAACAAGAAAAGGAATCAGCACTATTTTTATGCCATTTTCTACAATTGCAGATTCTATTGAAGGAGTTTTAGGGCTTATTAATTTATTAAAAGAAGAAACAACAGATTTAGAAAAGGAATATTTATTCCGTTTTTATACGGTTTTTACGCAGTTGAAAAACTTGCATTTGGAATATAATTATTTCCAAGATTTAAAAACATTAGCGTTGTTTTTTAGACAATTAATAGCTTCAGAAACCTTATCTTTTCAAGGAGAACCGTTAAAAGGATTGCAATTAATGGGCATGTTAGAAACGCGTGTTTTAGATTTCGAAAACGTAATTTTAACTTCTACAAACGAAGGTGTTTTACCAGCAAGTTCGCAACAAAATTCGTTTATTCCTTTCGATGTAAAAGTGGCTTTTGGTTTGCCAACTTACAGAGAAAAAGATGCTATTTTTTCGTATCACTTTTTTAGATTGTTGCAAAGAGCAAAAAACATTTTTATTTTATATAATACAGAACACGACGTTTTTGGAAGTGGAGAAAAAAGCCGATTTGTTACGCAATTAGAAATGCTAAAGCCAAACATTATTCAGAAAATAGTTTCGCCAGAAGTGGTTTTAGATACGATTGATTTAAAGCAAATTAGTAAAAATAAATCTGTTTTCAAGCAATTGAAAATTTTGGCAGAAAAGGGTATTTCTCCATCTGCATTTACAAACTATTTGCACAACCCTATTTCGTTCTATAAACAGAAAATTTTAAAGTTAAAAGAGTTTGATGATGTTGAAGAAACAGTTGCTTTTAACACCCTAGGAACTGTTGTGCATGAAACTTTAGATGAATTATATACGCCTTTTGTAGGTAAATTTCTAAACAAAGAAGTTGTTTCAAAAATGGAGAAAGAAGCAAAAAGTTTGGTCGTAAAACATTTCAAAATTCATTTTAAAAATGGAGATATTTCAACAGGAAAAAACCGCTTAATTTTTGAAGTTGCAAATAGATTCGTTTCTAACTTTTTATCACATGAAAAAAAGTTGGTTTCAGATATTAATAATCAACTTAAAATATTGGCAACAGAGGAAAATTTAGCCACAGAAATTACCATTGATGGTATTGATTTTCCCATAAAGATTCATGGTCAAGTAGATCGAGTAGATGAGTTGAATGGCGAAATACGAATTATAGATTACAAAACAGGAATGGTAGATGCATCGAATTTGCGAGTTGTAAATTACGACGATTTACGAGAAGATAAATTCCACAAAGCCATTCAGGTTTTATTGTATGCGTTGTTATTTACAAGAAGTAAAAACTACGATTTTAAACAACCATTAACAGCAGGAATTTATTCTTTTAAAAACTTAAATAAAGGGTTTTTATCCGTTAATTTTTCATCGAATTATAGACAACCAGACACGTTAATAACCCAAGAAAAATTAGATGAATTTTTGGAAGAAATAAAAATTTATATTAAAGAAATTTACGACCCAGAAATAGATTTTATAGAACCTGCAGATTTGAAGTATTAG